From Shewanella acanthi:
TAAATTCAAGGCTTAAATCGAACTTTCAAGTCTTGGATGTAGCGTAAAGCCCAAGGGGTTAAACCCATCCACAGGCAGGAGGCTCAATGCATTGTCCATTTTGCAGCGCGACAGACACTAAAGTTATCGATTCCCGATTAGTGGCGGAAGGCCATCAAGTACGTCGCCGCCGGGAGTGCACCGAATGCCACGAACGATTCACCACCTTCGAAGGTGCCGAATTAGTCATGCCACGCGTAATTAAGCGTGACGGAACTCGTCAGCCATTCGATGAAGAAAAGCTGCAGGCGGGAATGTTGCGTGCGGTTGAAAAGCGCCCAGTGTCTATGGATGAAATCGATCAGGCCTTAAGCAAAATTAAATCTATGCTGCGCGCGACTGGCGAGCGTGAGGTCCCATCTGAGATGATTGGTAACCTGATGATGGAGCAGCTGATGAACTTAGACAAAGTGGCCTATATTCGTTTTGCCTCCGTTTATCGCGCCTTTGAAGATGTGTCAGAATTTGGCGAGGCGATTGCTAAACTTCAAAAGTAAGCTGCACATTCATCTACTCGAATGAGCAGATGAAAAAGCCGCAGGGGGTGATATCCAACCTCACCCTAAGCAATCGATGACGTAAAAATAGGGTTAACATGAATTGGTCAGTACTCGATAACCAGATGATGAGCCGAGCTATCCGATTGGCTCGAAGAGGGTTTTATACCACTCGTCCCAACCCTAGCGTTGGCTGCGTTATCGTGAAAGATAATCAAATTATCGGCGAAGGTTACCACCAAAGGGCGGGTGAACCCCATGCCGAGGTGCATGCCCTGCGCATGGCAGGTGAAAATGCCTGCGGCGCGACCGCCTATGTCACCTTAGAGCCCTGCAGTCATTATGGCAGAACGCCGCCCTGCGCCTTAGCGCTGATTAATAATGGCATTAAGCGGGTCGTGGTTGCCGTTGAAGACCCCAATCCTCAAGTGGGTGGTCGCGGTATTCAAATGCTGCGTGACGCAGGGATTGAAGTCGATGTAGGTCTGCACCGCGATGAGGCCTATGCCCTTAATTTAGGTTTTATGCAGCGGATGGAAATTGGCCTGCCTTGGGTAACGGTAAAACTTGCCGCGAGTCTCGATGGCAAAACTGCCTTATCCAACGGTGTCTCTAAGTGGATTACCGGCAGTGATGCGCGCCGTGATGTGCAACGTTTACGATTACGCTCCTGCGCCTTGATTACCGGCATTGAAACTATTCTTGCCGATGACCCTGCTTTAAACGTGCGTTATCAGGAACTGGGTAGCGTTAAAGACTCGCTTAATGAAGAGCTACTGCTACAGCCACTACGAGTCATATTAGATAGCCGTTGCCGTATGCCGAGTTCGGCCGCATTATTTGCGATTACATCGCCCATTCTTTTAGTCTCAACCTTAGCCTATAGCGAAGAATTTAAAGCCCTATTACCCGAGCATGTGACTTGCCTCCAATTAAGCGCAGTCGATGGGCGCGTATCAATCCCCGAGCTGTTAGCCTATTTAGGTCAAAGCTGTAATCAGGTACTGGTGGAAGCGGGTGCAACCCTTGCGGGCGCGTTTTTAGCCGAAGGGTTAGTCAATGAGCTGGTGCTTTATCAGGCGATGAAAATCCTTGGCGCTAAAGGGCGCAATTTACTTGAATTGCCGGATTATCAAATGATGTCAGACATCCCCGATCTTACGCCGACCGATGTACGTAAATTGGGCAAGGATACCCGTATCACCTTGAGCGTTAAGCCCAAACTATTTGCAACAACTAAGTGAGTTAATCATGTTTACTGGGATTATTGAGGCCGTTGGCACACTGCGAAAATTAGAGCGTAAGGGCGATGATATTCGTCTTACGGTCGCCAGTGGCAAACTGGATTTAACTGACGTGCGCTTAGGCGACAGTATTGCGACCAATGGCGTGTGTTTGACCGTAGTACAACAACTTGCAGATGGTTATGTTGCCGATGTGTCAGCTGAAACCGTGAGCCTCACCGGATTTGCAAACTATCAGGTTGGCACTAAGGTTAATCTTGAAAAGGCCGTGACTCCAACGACCCGTTTAGGTGGGCATATGGTGAGTGGGCACGTCGATGGGATTGCGACCGTTGAGCAACGTCATCACCGCGGACAAGCCATTGAATTTTGGCTGGCGGCACCCGCTGAGCTTGCCCGTTATATTGCCCATAAAGGCTCGATCACTATCGATGGCGTGAGCCTAACCGTTAACGAAGTTGACGGGGCACGATTTAGATTGACTATTGTTCCCCATACCGCAGGGGAAACCACGCTTATCGATTTAAAAGCAGGTGATAAGGTGAATATTGAAGTGGACTTAATTGCCCGTTATCTCGAGCGTTTAATGAATTTTGAAAATAAACCAGCAAAAGGCAGTGGCGTGACTATGGAAATGCTCGCCCGCGCGGGGTTTGTGCGTTAACGCCGAACTCATAATTAATATAATAATTTCAATTACAAGCAAAAAATTAAGGTCATATTATGGCGCTTCACAGCATAGAAGAGATCATCGAAGACATTCGTCAGGGCAAAATGGTTATTTTGATGGATGACGAAGACCGGGAAAACGAAGGCGATCTGATCATGGCGGCCGAGTTAGTGACGCCTGAGGCGATCAACTTTATGGCAAAATTTGGCCGTGGCCTGATTTGCCAAACCATGACAAAAGCCCGTTGTCAGCAGTTAAATCTACCGTTGATGGTCACCAACAACAATGCCCAGTTCTCCACTAACTTCACCGTTTCGATTGAAGCGGCCGAGGGTGTTACTACCGGTATTTCTGCCCATGATCGTGCTGTGACCGTAAAAGCGGCGGTGGCCAAGGATGCTAAGGCGTCAGATTTAGTTCAACCAGGGCATATATTCCCCTTGATGGCACAGGATGGCGGGGTGTTAATTCGTGCCGGTCACACTGAAGCGGGTTGTGATTTAGCCCGTTTAGCGGGTCTTGAGCCATCGGGCGTTATTGTTGAGATCCTCAACGAAGACGGTACTATGGCGCGCCGCCCAGATTTAGAAGTGTTCTCTGAACTGCACGGCATCAAGATCGGCACGATTGCGGCCTTGATAGAATACCGTAATACCAAAGAAACCACGGTTGTGCGTGAAGCTAAATGTAAATTGCCAACTCGTTTCGGTGAGTTCGATATGGTGACCTTTAGGGACACTATCGATAATCAGCTGCACTTTGCGTTAGTAAAAGGTGAGGTAAAACCCGATTGTTTAGTGCGCGTTCACTTGCAAAATACCTTTAATGATTTACTGCATTCAGAGCGCGATCAGCAGCGCAGTTGGCCGTTAGAGAAAGCCATGGAGCGTATCGCAAATGAAGGCGGCGTGTTGGTGCTGCTTGGGAATCAGGAGAATACCTGTGAAATGCTCTCGAAGGTTAAAGCCTTTGAGGCTGAGGATCAAGGTCAAGCCACTGCCCCTGCAAAATGGCAGGGTACCTCTCGCCGCGTGGGTGTGGGCTCACAAATTCTATCAAGCCTTGGCGTGACTAAAATGCGCCTATTAAGCTCACCTAAGCGTTATCATTCGCTGTCGGGCTTTGGTTTGGAAGTCACTGAATACGTTGCCGAATAGTCGATTTGGCTTGTTTGGTTTGATAAGCTTTTGGGTAAAATTTTCCATTTCTATAATTTGCATAGGGCTGTGAGCAATTGACTGTGGTATCATGTCGCCACTTTTCGCCCAGAGCCGGGTGCTTTAGCTTAATTAGGTAAGAAAATGAACGTAGTTCAAGGTAATATCGAAGCGAAGAATGCCAAAGTTGCGATTGTTATTTCGCGTTTTAACAGCTTTTTGGTTGAAAGCCTACTTGAAGGCGCAATCGATACGCTAAAACGCTTTGGCCAAGTCAGTGATGACAACATTACTGTCGTCCGTGTTCCTGGTGCGGTTGAGTTACCGCTTGCTGCACGCCGTGTGGCTGCCAGCGGTAAATTTGACGGTATTATCGCATTAGGTGCGGTGATCCGTGGTGGTACCCCTCATTTTGATTTTGTTGCCGGCGAATGTAATAAAGGCTTAGCTCAAATCGCGTTAGAATTTGACTTGCCAGTTGCCTTCGGTGTGTTGACGACTGATACCATTGAACAAGCTATTGAACGTTCTGGTACTAAAGCGGGTAACAAAGGTGGTGAAGCCGCTTTAAGTCTGCTTGAAATGGTCAACGTACTGCAACAGCTTGAACAACAGTTGTAATAGTAGGAAAAATAATGAAGCCTTCTGAGCGCCGCAAGGCCCGCCGTTTAGCCGTGCAAGCCATTTATTCATGGCAACTAAGCGGGAATAATATTGCCGATGTCGAGCATGAGTTTTTAACTGAACAGAGTCTCGACGGTGTCGATGTAGCTTACTTCCGTGAGCTATTTGCAGGCGTTGCAACTAAGACAAATCAACTGGATGAACTGTTTATCCCTCACTTAGATCGCCCAATCGATGAAGTGTCTCCTGTGGAAAAAGCCATTGTGCGCCTTGCCGCCTATGAGCTGACTTTCCGCAAGGATGTGCCTTTCAAAGTTGCCATCAACGAGGCAATCGAATTGGCTAAGGCTTTCGGAGCGGATGAAAGTCACAAGTTTGTTAATGGATTACTCGACAAACTGGTTGCACGTAAGTAATAAAGGACAAACGGTATCTTCGGATACCGTTTTTCATTGATAACAAAGGTGGCCGATTAACCTCGAGCCAAACTGTACAGTGAAAGAATTCCAACTGATTGAAAGTTTTTTTAGCCACCGCGGCCCGTCTCGCCGTGATGTTAAGCTGAGCATAGGTGACGATTGCGCACTCGTTCAGCCCGCCGAGAACAAATCGATAGCGATTTCATGCGATACCTTAGTCGAAAATGTTCACTTTTTCCCCGATATTCCGCCACAAGCCTTAGGTTATAAAGCCTTAGCCGTTAATCTGTCGGACCTCGCCTCAATGGGCGCAGAGCCTGCTTGGATGACACTTGCGCTGACTCTGCCAGAGGTGAATGAAGAATGGCTTAGCGGTTTTAGCGAAGGCCTATTTGAGGCGGCGGAATATTACGGCATTGCACTCATTGGTGGTGATACGACCCGTGGCCCAAGGTCAATTAGCATTACTGTCCATGGGCAGGTGCCGCAGGGCAAAGCTTTGACTCGACATGGTGCTAAAGCCGGTGATTGGATTTATGTCACTGGCACACTGGGTGACTCGGCCCTTGGGCTCGATTTGATCCGTGGCACCCAGCATGCCCGAGCTGAGCATAAAGAATACCTTATCAATCGTCATTACCGTCCAACACCCAGAGTGTTAGCGGGTCAGTCACTGCGCTCGTTAGCATCCAGTGCTATCGATTTATCCGACGGCTTTATCTCTGATATTGGTCATATTCTTAAAGCTTCTGGTGTCGGCGCTGTGGTTGAAGTGGCGAATATTCCGCTTTCTCAAGCTATGAAAGATACCCTTAGCGAAGAGCATGCGCTAGGTTATGCATTAACCGGTGGTGAAGACTATGAGCTGCTGTTTACCGTTCCTGAAGCACAAAAAGGCGCCTTAGAGACGGCCTTAAGCCATTCGGGGACTAAATTTGTTCGTGTGGGGCAAATGTGTGCCGGTAATCAACTTAGGCTGCTGTTAAACGGTGAGCCATTTACGCCGCCATACCATGGTTTTGAACACTTTTAATGAAGTTATAATTTAAATGAAGTTATTGTCTCAAGACCCTGCACTTAAGCGTTTATCCCTGAAGAATCCGGCCCATTTTCTGGCTCTGGGCTTTGGAAGCGGGTTAGCGGCTAAAGCCCCTGGTACCTTCGGCACGCTTGCGGCCATTCCTTTATATCTGTTGTTAGCGCCGCTGCCGTTAACTTGGTATCTGCTATTGACTGCGGTCAGCATTTTTGCGGGCATTTATATCTGCGATAAAGCGGCAAAGGATATGGGAGTGCATGACCACGGTGCAATCGTTTGGGATGAGGTGGCCGGTCTACTGATCACTATGATTGCTGCGCCTAAGGGAGTGATTTGGTTAGTTGTCGGCTTTGCACTGTTTCGGCTATTTGACATCATCAAGCCATGGCCTATTCGCTGGCTCGATGCCAAGGTTGAAGGGGGCTTTGGCATCATGATTGATGATGTGCTTGCCGGGATATTTGCTTTCATTTGTGTGCAATTACTGGTTCACTATTTCAGCTAAATAGCCAGTCGTCCTAACTATCACACACCAATAAAGCCTTTATGGGAGACATAAAGGCTTTTTACTTCTTTGTGGCGTTGGTATGGGGTGATTAATGGTGGACTTTAGGTTTAACAATAAACAAATCGGTTCTTAACTGGTTGATTAAGTTTCTCGCGGCATTGCCTTTAAAGGTGCTCAATATGCCTTTGTGCTCTGCACTGCCCATCACCAGCATATTAACATTTAATCTTTTGGCCTCATCAGAAATCGTGTCTTCAGGAAGGCCTTCCTCAACGTGGAGATTACGTGGGTCTAGATGATAGCCGCGTGCGACCTCATTTAGTTTCTCTTTGTACTTTTCCCTTTCTGTTAACAATTTATGGGGCTGATGGTGGTGAAAACTCATGTAAAATGGGTCTGGTAAATAACTGTTTATCAAATGAAGATCATTGGCTAATAGATTAGCTATGGATTTACTTTCTTCAATCAGGGTCTCGTTAAACTTTTGGTGGGAGAGATTTTCATTGTCGATTTCGAGTGCTGTCAAAATGTGACCATTTTCGTGCCAATCCTCGAGATCGACAAACATCACTGGAATATCGTCCAATTTTAACAATTGCCATTCATCGGCAATCAAAAATTCATTGAAAAAGGGTGGATAGAATTTATGACTGACAATAACAAGATCATACTTGAGTTGTTTGCATTCGTTTACAACCGCATTGTGAATAGAGTGAGATTGGCATTCTTTTATTTCAATTGGCTGGTTTCTATCAGGGTAAGCTAGGATAGGTTTGCGTGAACCATTGATTTTATTTCTAGGTTTATCTCGATGAAGTAAAAGATTTAAATTGAAGTTATGGGTACGTTTCACTTTCAAAATGGTTAATGAAGCTTGGCATTTCCTGGCTAATACAACTGACTTTTTAATCACCGCGTTGGGGGGAATTGAGTCATCAACCGCCGCAAGAATATGCTGGAATGACATGTCAATCTCCTATTGACTAGATGGGGATTTAAGTTTAGGAGAGTAAGTTTTTTACGGTAATATTAATTATCGCTATCAGCTATGTGTTCTAGTTTTTATTAATCTATAAAAATATACATCTATATAATTCAGAGTATTAGTTAATGGTAAATTTTATGCATCTTAATATTTATTATAATTATCGGTATTTATATTCTTTAAAATTAGAAACTGATGTCTAAATGTTTCTGTTTAATGAATATTGTAAATATTTATTAGATGGTATGATTATAAAATGGATTATATAGATTATTGGAAATAAATGCTGTTAGCCAAGAGGGGATAAACGGGTTTTAAAATTGTTCTCGCAGAAAATACCATTATTAATTTAAAGCTGCTTATAAAATACCTTATATAGTGACAGAAGGTAAAATGCCCTTGTTCAAGTTTACACGATGAAAATATTCGAGAGTGAATTTGAACAAGGGGTAAGATATTTATCTTATTTTACTATTGTAGTAGCTCTCGTGCGTTGGCTAAGGTGTTACTAGTGATGGTATCTCCGCCCAATAATCTGGCGAGTTCTTGGATCCGCTGTTCCCTATCGAGTGCCATCATTGTCGTTTCAGTACTACCCGCCTTGTTAAATTTATTAACAAACATATGCTGATGACCATTTCCCGCAACTTGGGGTAAGTGAGTCACACATAGCACCTGCGTAGACTCCCCTAAGCTACGCAGCATGCGTCCCACTACGGCTGCGGTAGGACCTGAAATTCCAACATCCACTTCGTCAAAAATCAGTGTCGGTGTTGAAACTTTTTTTGCGGTAATGACTTGAATACCTAAACCAATACGCGACAATTCCCCGCCTGATGCTACGCGGGAGATAGGTTGAAGTGGTTGACCTGGGTTTGTTGTTACTAAAAATTCCACATGGTCACTGCCATTAACTGACATAGCGTTAGGATTAAAACTCACTTCGATAGTGAACTTGCCCTTAGGCATATTTAACTCGTGGATAGATTGAGTTACAAGCTTATCGAGTTCCTTAGCGTAACGTGAACGGCTTTGGCTTAACTTCTGTGCATTTGTAAAATAGCTGACTTTACTGGCTTCGACCTGTTGCTGAATTTCTTCTAGCTTGGTTTCATCGTCATCGAGGGTTGTAAGCTCGGTTTTCAATGCTAAGTGATGTTCAGCCAGTTTTTCAGGACTAACATGGTGCTTACGAGCCAGTTGCATTGCCTTTGATAGACGTTCTTCAAGGTAGGCAAAATGCGCTGGGTCGAGTTCTAACTTACTCAAGTAATGCTGCAGCTCTCCAGCGCTTTCCTGTACTTGGATAAGGGCCTCATTGAGCATAGTGCTGACATTGCTTAGGGCTGGATCATATTCCTGTAGATTATCTGTAAGAGAGGTGACCTTATTGAGCAATGACTCTATCGTGCTGTCGTCACCTTCGGTAAGTAGATATAGGCTAGCCTGGCAGGTATCCACTAATTCGGAGCCATTAGCTAAGCGTTTATGCTCCTGTTCTATCTCCTCGAATTCGCCCAATTTCAGGTCGAACTCATCTAGCTCTTCTACTTGATATTGCAGTAGTTGCTTACGGGCAATGCGCTCCTGCTGTGAAGCTTCGAGTTGTCTCAGTTCAGCTTCAATTTGTTTACAGCGCTGGTAACTTGCTGCGACGGTATCAAGTAGTATTTTATGGTTGGCATAACTGTCTAAAAGAGTGAGTTGATGCTCGCTCTTGAGCATGGCATGGTGCGCATGTTGACCGTGGATGCCGACTAATAGTTGCCCAAGCATTTTGAGTTGGGTCAGCGGTACGGGATTACCGTTAATATAGGCGCGTGAGCGGCCATCATTGCCAATAGTACGGCGCAGTATGCACTCCTCATCAAGCTCGAGATCGTTATCCTCTAACCAGCGTTTAGCCAGTGGTACATCCTCTAAAGAGAATCGGGCACTGACTTCCGTTTTGCTAGCGCCAGGCCTAACGCTGCTGGCGTCGGCTCGATTGCCAAGGCATAAACCTAAGGCGTCGATGGCAATAGATTTACCCGCGCCGGTTTCACCCGTAATACTGGTCATGCCGGGACGGAAATCCAGCTCGAGAAAACGTACGATAGCGAAGTTATTGATGCTGAGTTGGCAAAGCATAGTGCATTCCTGTCGAAAAATATACCAAACCACTGTATTGATAAACAGTATATACTGAATTTATATACAGTAAAGTGGGGCTGGCGAATAATCATCAGTCCATGAAATATAAAATCACAACAATATGTTTACGCTAGTTTTTTTATTAATTCATCGAGAAGGGGTAAGCTTATAAAACTGACTAGGGTGCCAAAAAGTATGCCCTGTGCACTACTGGATGCTTTGGTGTCGTATCGTTGGGCGAGCAGATACACACTTGCCGCAGTGGGGAGAGCGCTTAAAATCACACCCATCATCAGGTAATCGCCGCTGACACCGAAGGTCTTGAGCAAGAGATAAACCAGTAGTGGCAGCAAAAACAGCTTCAGAAAGTTAATCAGGCTAAGTTCGAGTAGCTGTTTTGCGTTAAGGAGCGGGGAATCTTTCTGATAGCGCATGGCCTTAGCGAGCACCATGCCTATGGCAAACAATGCACATGGGCTGGAAGTAT
This genomic window contains:
- the nrdR gene encoding transcriptional regulator NrdR, with the translated sequence MHCPFCSATDTKVIDSRLVAEGHQVRRRRECTECHERFTTFEGAELVMPRVIKRDGTRQPFDEEKLQAGMLRAVEKRPVSMDEIDQALSKIKSMLRATGEREVPSEMIGNLMMEQLMNLDKVAYIRFASVYRAFEDVSEFGEAIAKLQK
- the ribD gene encoding bifunctional diaminohydroxyphosphoribosylaminopyrimidine deaminase/5-amino-6-(5-phosphoribosylamino)uracil reductase RibD; this translates as MNWSVLDNQMMSRAIRLARRGFYTTRPNPSVGCVIVKDNQIIGEGYHQRAGEPHAEVHALRMAGENACGATAYVTLEPCSHYGRTPPCALALINNGIKRVVVAVEDPNPQVGGRGIQMLRDAGIEVDVGLHRDEAYALNLGFMQRMEIGLPWVTVKLAASLDGKTALSNGVSKWITGSDARRDVQRLRLRSCALITGIETILADDPALNVRYQELGSVKDSLNEELLLQPLRVILDSRCRMPSSAALFAITSPILLVSTLAYSEEFKALLPEHVTCLQLSAVDGRVSIPELLAYLGQSCNQVLVEAGATLAGAFLAEGLVNELVLYQAMKILGAKGRNLLELPDYQMMSDIPDLTPTDVRKLGKDTRITLSVKPKLFATTK
- a CDS encoding riboflavin synthase: MFTGIIEAVGTLRKLERKGDDIRLTVASGKLDLTDVRLGDSIATNGVCLTVVQQLADGYVADVSAETVSLTGFANYQVGTKVNLEKAVTPTTRLGGHMVSGHVDGIATVEQRHHRGQAIEFWLAAPAELARYIAHKGSITIDGVSLTVNEVDGARFRLTIVPHTAGETTLIDLKAGDKVNIEVDLIARYLERLMNFENKPAKGSGVTMEMLARAGFVR
- the ribBA gene encoding bifunctional 3,4-dihydroxy-2-butanone-4-phosphate synthase/GTP cyclohydrolase II, with protein sequence MALHSIEEIIEDIRQGKMVILMDDEDRENEGDLIMAAELVTPEAINFMAKFGRGLICQTMTKARCQQLNLPLMVTNNNAQFSTNFTVSIEAAEGVTTGISAHDRAVTVKAAVAKDAKASDLVQPGHIFPLMAQDGGVLIRAGHTEAGCDLARLAGLEPSGVIVEILNEDGTMARRPDLEVFSELHGIKIGTIAALIEYRNTKETTVVREAKCKLPTRFGEFDMVTFRDTIDNQLHFALVKGEVKPDCLVRVHLQNTFNDLLHSERDQQRSWPLEKAMERIANEGGVLVLLGNQENTCEMLSKVKAFEAEDQGQATAPAKWQGTSRRVGVGSQILSSLGVTKMRLLSSPKRYHSLSGFGLEVTEYVAE
- the ribH gene encoding 6,7-dimethyl-8-ribityllumazine synthase — encoded protein: MNVVQGNIEAKNAKVAIVISRFNSFLVESLLEGAIDTLKRFGQVSDDNITVVRVPGAVELPLAARRVAASGKFDGIIALGAVIRGGTPHFDFVAGECNKGLAQIALEFDLPVAFGVLTTDTIEQAIERSGTKAGNKGGEAALSLLEMVNVLQQLEQQL
- the nusB gene encoding transcription antitermination factor NusB, translating into MKPSERRKARRLAVQAIYSWQLSGNNIADVEHEFLTEQSLDGVDVAYFRELFAGVATKTNQLDELFIPHLDRPIDEVSPVEKAIVRLAAYELTFRKDVPFKVAINEAIELAKAFGADESHKFVNGLLDKLVARK
- the thiL gene encoding thiamine-phosphate kinase gives rise to the protein MKEFQLIESFFSHRGPSRRDVKLSIGDDCALVQPAENKSIAISCDTLVENVHFFPDIPPQALGYKALAVNLSDLASMGAEPAWMTLALTLPEVNEEWLSGFSEGLFEAAEYYGIALIGGDTTRGPRSISITVHGQVPQGKALTRHGAKAGDWIYVTGTLGDSALGLDLIRGTQHARAEHKEYLINRHYRPTPRVLAGQSLRSLASSAIDLSDGFISDIGHILKASGVGAVVEVANIPLSQAMKDTLSEEHALGYALTGGEDYELLFTVPEAQKGALETALSHSGTKFVRVGQMCAGNQLRLLLNGEPFTPPYHGFEHF
- a CDS encoding phosphatidylglycerophosphatase A family protein — translated: MKLLSQDPALKRLSLKNPAHFLALGFGSGLAAKAPGTFGTLAAIPLYLLLAPLPLTWYLLLTAVSIFAGIYICDKAAKDMGVHDHGAIVWDEVAGLLITMIAAPKGVIWLVVGFALFRLFDIIKPWPIRWLDAKVEGGFGIMIDDVLAGIFAFICVQLLVHYFS
- a CDS encoding universal stress protein, with the translated sequence MSFQHILAAVDDSIPPNAVIKKSVVLARKCQASLTILKVKRTHNFNLNLLLHRDKPRNKINGSRKPILAYPDRNQPIEIKECQSHSIHNAVVNECKQLKYDLVIVSHKFYPPFFNEFLIADEWQLLKLDDIPVMFVDLEDWHENGHILTALEIDNENLSHQKFNETLIEESKSIANLLANDLHLINSYLPDPFYMSFHHHQPHKLLTEREKYKEKLNEVARGYHLDPRNLHVEEGLPEDTISDEAKRLNVNMLVMGSAEHKGILSTFKGNAARNLINQLRTDLFIVKPKVHH
- the recN gene encoding DNA repair protein RecN gives rise to the protein MLCQLSINNFAIVRFLELDFRPGMTSITGETGAGKSIAIDALGLCLGNRADASSVRPGASKTEVSARFSLEDVPLAKRWLEDNDLELDEECILRRTIGNDGRSRAYINGNPVPLTQLKMLGQLLVGIHGQHAHHAMLKSEHQLTLLDSYANHKILLDTVAASYQRCKQIEAELRQLEASQQERIARKQLLQYQVEELDEFDLKLGEFEEIEQEHKRLANGSELVDTCQASLYLLTEGDDSTIESLLNKVTSLTDNLQEYDPALSNVSTMLNEALIQVQESAGELQHYLSKLELDPAHFAYLEERLSKAMQLARKHHVSPEKLAEHHLALKTELTTLDDDETKLEEIQQQVEASKVSYFTNAQKLSQSRSRYAKELDKLVTQSIHELNMPKGKFTIEVSFNPNAMSVNGSDHVEFLVTTNPGQPLQPISRVASGGELSRIGLGIQVITAKKVSTPTLIFDEVDVGISGPTAAVVGRMLRSLGESTQVLCVTHLPQVAGNGHQHMFVNKFNKAGSTETTMMALDREQRIQELARLLGGDTITSNTLANARELLQ